The Armatimonadota bacterium nucleotide sequence GGCTTCTCCAGGAGGGGGAGGGTGTAGCAGCAAAAATACTTCGTAATCTTGGTGTGGATGTTGAAAGGGTAAGGGAGGATGTTTTAAGGGAACTCCAGTCGATGACACCTCCTGAGGAAGAAGAGGAGGAAGAAGAGTGGTAGTTTACTCGTTGACAAATCCCTAGGCGCTTGATATTCTAAGAGCAAATATCAATTTTATATGTATTAGCTTTTAGACAGTTTGCCTCAGGAGACTGCGTATGCAATGCACGATTTGCGGGGCTAATGCGTTATTCGTTTGTGGTCGGAGCGGCCGCCCTGTTTGCGCCGAGCACGCCCGCATCGAGGTAGTATCGAGACTTAGTTTCGGCTCATCCGACAGCCTTTCGGTAAGAGAAGCAACCTCTGAAGATTACTCACGAATAAAGCAGCTAGCAGAATACTTTAAAGGCAAGACAAAAGTAAGTTCCCTGGATAAAGAATATGATTTATTGAGCTTGCCAGCCTACGTTGCGGATTCAAATGGCAACATAGCTGGAGTGCTTTCCTATGCAATTGAGCCCGAGGTTTTGGTAATCGTAATGCTCGACGTTCTACCTGGATATCAAGGTTTGGGAGCAGGTAGCATGCTCGTAGAACGCCTTATTGAGAAGGCTTCGTCCGAAAAAAAGAAAGAAGTTTTGGTTTCCACGCCTAATGATGACCTTCCGACAATTTACTTCTACCAGAAGAATGGCTTCCAAATATATGAGGTGAAACCCAACCAAATTGCCAAAGACAACGAGGTCCAAGTAGGGTTCGCTGGAATACCACGAAGGGATGAAATACGGCTTAGGCGACAATTAAAAATCTAGTTCTAGAAAATAAGCTATCAAAGAAAGAAAAATGGCGGGAAATACCCCCCGCCATTTTTATTAAATCTCGCCCAAAGTCTGGTGAGATTTTTAATTCGCCGTGGTTGAGCTTCCTGAGATAGCCGTTATACTACCATCCATGCCAGTGACGAAGGCAACGCCGTCTTTTGCCTCAACGCTCGACATTACGAAAAGACGCGGA carries:
- a CDS encoding Clp protease N-terminal domain-containing protein; this translates as LLQEGEGVAAKILRNLGVDVERVREDVLRELQSMTPPEEEEEEEEW
- a CDS encoding GNAT family N-acetyltransferase, yielding MQCTICGANALFVCGRSGRPVCAEHARIEVVSRLSFGSSDSLSVREATSEDYSRIKQLAEYFKGKTKVSSLDKEYDLLSLPAYVADSNGNIAGVLSYAIEPEVLVIVMLDVLPGYQGLGAGSMLVERLIEKASSEKKKEVLVSTPNDDLPTIYFYQKNGFQIYEVKPNQIAKDNEVQVGFAGIPRRDEIRLRRQLKI